One genomic region from Halococcus qingdaonensis encodes:
- a CDS encoding 30S ribosomal protein S27ae gives MARHELYDEDGSTDREQCPRCGDAFLAAHDDRVHCGRCGYTEWN, from the coding sequence ATGGCCCGCCACGAGCTCTACGACGAGGACGGCTCGACCGACCGTGAGCAGTGTCCCCGCTGTGGCGACGCCTTCCTCGCCGCCCACGACGACCGTGTGCACTGCGGGCGCTGTGGCTACACCGAGTGGAACTGA
- a CDS encoding DUF7384 family protein, whose amino-acid sequence MDEPDPARVVADADVLAADLLVDGDARNALDLVRAHSWVSLVASDPLLADAHAVIAQLADPSLADNWRERIDDLRVCIDHPSEDHPALASAAAGDAAHLLSFDESLRTAETGVRIREHVATSVKHPAGFCGLFDPEALYPTIVGGDYPGPDRDPRA is encoded by the coding sequence ATGGATGAACCTGATCCGGCGCGCGTCGTCGCCGACGCCGACGTGCTCGCGGCCGACCTCCTCGTTGATGGCGACGCCCGCAATGCCCTGGATCTCGTGCGCGCGCATTCCTGGGTCTCGCTCGTCGCGAGCGATCCGCTGCTCGCCGACGCACACGCCGTCATCGCGCAACTCGCCGACCCTTCTCTCGCCGACAACTGGCGTGAGCGCATCGACGATCTCCGTGTGTGTATCGACCACCCGTCAGAGGATCACCCGGCGCTCGCCTCGGCGGCAGCGGGTGACGCCGCCCACCTGCTCTCGTTCGACGAGTCGCTCCGCACGGCCGAGACCGGCGTCCGCATCCGCGAGCACGTCGCCACGAGCGTCAAACATCCCGCCGGGTTCTGCGGACTGTTCGATCCCGAAGCGCTCTACCCCACCATCGTCGGCGGCGACTACCCCGGTCCGGATCGCGACCCGCGCGCGTGA
- a CDS encoding DNA-directed RNA polymerase, with protein sequence MYKRVRLTDTVEVPPQLLADVSAGMVKRLLQDKLEGRLDEEVGSIVSVTEVHDIGDGRVPPGRRDHEGSVYYEAEFDAVTFDPQMQEVIDGEVVEIVNFGAFVGIGPIDGLLHVSQISDEYLAYDEDGQMLASRESDQTLGVGDSVRARIVTKSIDERNPRDSKIGLTAKQVGLGKHGWLREEREPAAAGE encoded by the coding sequence ATGTACAAACGAGTTAGACTTACGGATACGGTAGAGGTACCGCCACAGCTGCTCGCGGACGTCTCCGCGGGGATGGTGAAACGACTGTTGCAGGACAAGCTCGAAGGGCGCTTAGACGAGGAGGTCGGCAGCATCGTCAGCGTCACCGAGGTCCACGACATCGGCGACGGGCGCGTGCCGCCCGGCCGGCGCGACCACGAGGGGTCGGTCTACTACGAGGCGGAGTTCGACGCCGTCACCTTCGACCCGCAGATGCAGGAGGTCATCGACGGCGAGGTCGTCGAAATCGTCAACTTCGGCGCGTTCGTCGGCATCGGTCCGATCGACGGCCTACTCCACGTCTCACAGATCAGCGACGAGTATCTCGCCTACGACGAGGACGGCCAGATGCTCGCCTCGCGCGAGTCGGACCAGACCCTCGGCGTCGGTGATTCCGTGCGGGCACGCATCGTCACCAAGAGCATCGACGAGCGCAACCCTCGGGACTCGAAGATCGGTCTCACGGCGAAACAGGTGGGATTGGGCAAGCACGGATGGCTCCGCGAGGAGCGCGAACCCGCGGCGGCGGGTGAGTGA
- a CDS encoding 30S ribosomal protein S24e: MDIEITREEENPMLHRTDVRFELTHDEETPSRLSVRDSLAARLNKDAGEVVIHELDTAFGMRTTLGYAKVYDSADDAREVEQTYMLERNKIGVDEEDDEASAEAEEA, translated from the coding sequence ATGGACATCGAGATCACCCGAGAGGAGGAGAACCCCATGCTCCATCGGACCGACGTGCGCTTCGAACTTACTCACGACGAGGAGACGCCGTCGCGGCTCTCCGTTCGCGACAGTCTCGCCGCGCGACTCAACAAGGACGCCGGCGAGGTCGTCATTCACGAGCTCGACACGGCGTTCGGGATGCGCACGACGCTCGGCTACGCGAAAGTCTACGACTCGGCCGACGACGCCCGCGAGGTCGAGCAGACCTACATGCTCGAACGCAACAAGATCGGCGTCGACGAGGAAGACGACGAGGCGAGCGCCGAGGCGGAGGAAGCCTGA
- a CDS encoding GTP-dependent dephospho-CoA kinase family protein, producing the protein MAGGEGGSDDPDVLLTLPDELRGAFKDPLGPIHTDASRLRPDLGDPVITVGDVVTRHLTRTGVRPDLAIVDWVTERETLPESEKPDITGYGERIDVENPAAGLSAALLRALGPGIERGEKTVIVVDGEEDLATVPVLAVAPDGASVVYGQPGEGMVHVPVDDEARMRARELLAEMDGDDQRVRDALGGF; encoded by the coding sequence GTGGCCGGCGGCGAGGGCGGATCGGACGATCCCGACGTGTTGCTCACGCTGCCCGACGAGCTCCGCGGCGCGTTCAAAGACCCCCTCGGTCCGATCCACACCGACGCGAGCCGTCTCCGTCCCGACCTCGGCGACCCAGTAATAACGGTCGGCGATGTCGTCACCCGCCATCTCACCCGGACCGGCGTGCGCCCGGATCTCGCAATCGTGGACTGGGTGACCGAGCGCGAAACCTTGCCCGAGAGCGAAAAACCGGATATCACGGGCTACGGCGAGCGCATCGACGTCGAGAACCCGGCAGCAGGACTCTCGGCAGCCCTCCTACGCGCGCTCGGCCCCGGTATCGAGCGGGGCGAGAAGACGGTCATCGTCGTCGACGGCGAGGAGGACCTGGCGACCGTCCCCGTGCTCGCGGTCGCCCCCGACGGCGCGAGCGTCGTCTACGGCCAACCCGGCGAGGGAATGGTCCACGTCCCGGTCGATGACGAGGCACGGATGCGGGCGCGCGAACTGCTCGCGGAGATGGACGGCGACGACCAGCGAGTGCGAGACGCGCTCGGCGGATTCTGA
- a CDS encoding ferritin-like domain-containing protein: MTDDATTDTGRTVRDDEEFDRNETATTDGKSGPLGRIGDELRSRRNFLSNTAKVGAGAAALGALGSGTAAAAHGEQPYSDSDYEDANEFGYGALTDVQIVKFALILERLEATFYTEAVGTAPVGKMGTEGNGNGGQLGEHDIERSDIAAQFANPSRRYSTFQRFQQIRDHEQAHVEALEGVLKEVGSNPDFASDLEFEFPYEGTVEFVGLAQALEDTGAGAYTGAAPTVDTEEYLAAAAQIHGVENRHASYLRVLNSPFPAGSGARNPFPEAFQPRLSVQEVVDRAAPFIKGVDSLDQVTELLGGYAKDVTDD; this comes from the coding sequence ATGACCGATGACGCCACCACCGACACGGGTCGTACAGTACGAGACGACGAGGAGTTCGATCGTAACGAAACCGCCACGACCGACGGCAAGAGCGGTCCACTCGGCCGCATCGGCGACGAACTCCGCTCGCGGCGGAACTTCCTCTCGAACACCGCGAAAGTCGGGGCCGGTGCCGCCGCCCTCGGTGCGCTCGGCAGCGGCACCGCGGCGGCTGCCCACGGCGAACAGCCCTACTCCGACTCGGACTACGAGGACGCCAACGAGTTCGGCTACGGCGCGCTCACCGACGTTCAAATTGTGAAGTTCGCGCTGATCCTCGAACGGCTCGAAGCCACGTTCTACACCGAGGCGGTCGGCACCGCGCCGGTCGGCAAGATGGGGACGGAGGGCAACGGTAACGGCGGTCAGCTCGGCGAGCACGACATCGAACGCTCGGACATCGCCGCGCAGTTCGCCAACCCCTCCCGACGCTACTCCACCTTCCAGCGCTTCCAGCAGATCCGCGACCACGAGCAGGCTCACGTCGAGGCGCTCGAAGGTGTGCTCAAAGAGGTCGGCAGCAATCCGGACTTCGCCAGTGACCTCGAGTTCGAGTTCCCCTACGAGGGCACCGTCGAGTTCGTCGGCCTCGCGCAGGCGCTCGAAGACACCGGTGCCGGAGCCTACACCGGCGCTGCACCGACGGTCGACACCGAGGAGTATCTCGCGGCGGCCGCACAGATCCACGGCGTCGAGAACCGCCACGCGAGCTACCTTCGGGTGCTCAACAGTCCGTTTCCGGCCGGCTCGGGCGCTCGCAACCCGTTCCCCGAGGCGTTCCAGCCGCGACTGAGCGTCCAGGAGGTCGTCGACCGCGCCGCGCCGTTCATCAAGGGCGTCGACAGCCTCGATCAGGTCACGGAACTGCTCGGTGGCTACGCGAAGGACGTCACTGACGACTGA
- the spt4 gene encoding transcription elongation factor subunit Spt4: MATRRVCRECHRVLDSPDQQTCPACGSSSLTEDWAGYVVIAHPETSEIASEMQVTEPGRYALKVR; this comes from the coding sequence ATGGCGACCAGACGCGTCTGTCGCGAATGCCATCGCGTGCTCGACTCGCCCGACCAGCAGACCTGTCCGGCCTGCGGATCGTCGAGCCTGACCGAGGACTGGGCGGGCTACGTGGTCATCGCCCACCCGGAAACGAGCGAGATCGCCAGCGAGATGCAGGTCACCGAGCCCGGGCGTTACGCGCTGAAGGTGCGTTAG
- a CDS encoding DUF5808 domain-containing protein, whose amino-acid sequence MADERPPSGEIFGVPYNFERPSLGRMLSAYWQPDEEMLVKKPFGVGYTLNLANWRSWVALAVVAALLVQENRGEDESYGDEEEEPVEVIVD is encoded by the coding sequence ATGGCAGACGAACGACCACCGTCCGGCGAGATATTCGGCGTCCCGTACAACTTCGAGCGACCGAGCCTCGGGCGGATGCTGTCGGCATACTGGCAGCCTGACGAGGAGATGCTGGTGAAGAAGCCGTTCGGCGTCGGCTACACCCTCAACCTCGCCAACTGGCGGTCGTGGGTCGCACTCGCGGTCGTGGCCGCACTGCTCGTCCAGGAGAACCGTGGCGAGGACGAGAGCTACGGGGACGAGGAGGAAGAGCCGGTCGAAGTCATCGTCGACTGA
- a CDS encoding bifunctional N(6)-L-threonylcarbamoyladenine synthase/serine/threonine protein kinase gives MSERLRVLGIEGTAWAASAALYDTETDDVSISSDAYQPDSGGLHPREAAEHMREAIPVVVEEILGEADSIDAVAFSRGPGLGPCLRIAGTAARALALSLDVPLVGVNHMLAHAEIGRHRSGFDAPVCLNASGANAHVLAFRNDRYRVLGETMDTGIGNALDKFTRHVDWSHPGGPKIERAARDGEYAELPYVVTGMDFSFSGIMSAAKEAVDGGTRIEDVCFSLQETTFAMLAEVAERALSLTSSTELVLGGGVGQNQRLQAMLGEMCEARGVDFFAPEARFLRDNAGMIAVLGAKMVAAGDTIAVADSRVDSGFRPDQVPVTWREETETQWSERPTEDTLQGAEALVEIDGERVRKRRLPKSYRHPTLDERLRRERVVLEARLTSDARRQGVPTPLVLDVDTAETQLTVEYVGESDFRAVLDSKEGMARVRDVADHLATLHGAGIAHGDPTTRNVRVSGSGDDRTYLIDFGLGHYTDDVEDHAMDCHVFEQSLAGTAADPEALREAFEAAYAEVGDNDVRERLRAIEGRGRYQ, from the coding sequence GTGAGCGAGCGACTGCGCGTCCTCGGCATCGAGGGCACCGCGTGGGCGGCGAGCGCGGCGCTCTACGACACCGAGACCGACGACGTGTCGATCAGTTCCGACGCCTATCAGCCCGACAGCGGCGGCCTTCACCCGCGCGAGGCGGCCGAGCACATGCGCGAGGCGATCCCGGTGGTCGTCGAGGAGATTCTCGGCGAAGCCGATTCGATCGACGCCGTCGCCTTCTCGCGCGGGCCCGGTCTCGGCCCGTGTCTGCGCATCGCGGGGACGGCCGCCCGCGCGCTCGCGCTCTCGCTCGACGTGCCGCTCGTCGGCGTGAACCACATGCTCGCCCACGCCGAGATCGGCCGGCATCGCTCGGGCTTCGATGCACCCGTCTGTCTGAACGCCAGCGGCGCGAACGCCCACGTCCTGGCCTTTCGAAACGACCGCTATCGCGTGCTCGGCGAGACGATGGATACCGGGATCGGCAACGCGCTCGACAAGTTCACCCGCCACGTCGACTGGTCGCATCCCGGCGGGCCGAAGATCGAGCGCGCCGCCCGCGACGGCGAGTACGCGGAACTCCCCTACGTCGTCACCGGGATGGACTTCTCGTTTTCGGGCATCATGAGCGCCGCCAAGGAGGCCGTCGATGGCGGGACGCGGATCGAGGACGTCTGTTTCTCCTTGCAGGAGACGACGTTCGCGATGCTCGCCGAAGTGGCCGAGCGCGCGCTCTCGCTGACGTCGAGCACCGAGCTCGTCCTCGGGGGCGGGGTCGGGCAGAACCAGCGACTGCAGGCGATGCTCGGCGAGATGTGCGAGGCTCGCGGCGTCGATTTCTTCGCGCCCGAAGCACGCTTTCTGCGCGACAACGCGGGCATGATCGCCGTGCTCGGCGCGAAGATGGTGGCGGCGGGCGACACCATCGCGGTCGCGGACTCGCGGGTCGATTCTGGGTTCCGCCCCGATCAGGTGCCCGTGACGTGGCGCGAAGAAACGGAGACACAGTGGAGCGAACGCCCGACCGAGGACACGTTGCAGGGGGCCGAAGCGCTGGTCGAGATCGACGGCGAGCGCGTGCGAAAGCGCCGTCTGCCGAAGTCGTATCGCCACCCGACGCTCGACGAGCGACTGCGCCGCGAGCGCGTCGTGCTCGAAGCGCGCCTCACGAGCGATGCGCGCCGGCAGGGGGTGCCGACGCCGCTCGTCCTGGACGTCGACACGGCAGAAACGCAGCTGACCGTCGAGTACGTCGGCGAGAGCGATTTCCGGGCGGTGCTCGACTCGAAGGAAGGGATGGCTCGCGTACGCGACGTCGCCGACCATCTCGCGACGCTGCACGGGGCGGGCATCGCCCACGGTGATCCGACGACGCGCAATGTCCGCGTTAGCGGGTCGGGAGACGACCGAACCTACCTCATCGATTTCGGGCTCGGTCACTACACCGACGACGTCGAAGACCATGCGATGGACTGCCACGTCTTCGAGCAGTCGCTCGCGGGCACGGCGGCCGATCCCGAAGCGCTCCGTGAGGCGTTCGAGGCGGCGTACGCTGAAGTGGGTGACAACGACGTGCGAGAGCGCCTTCGCGCGATCGAGGGGCGCGGGCGCTACCAGTAA
- a CDS encoding serine/threonine-protein kinase RIO2, whose translation MVRNVASEMADLDTEDFYLLSGVEQGMRFSEWVNRRKLPDFADLTPENVDYHLDRCADRGLLERRTIQYEGYKLTFEGYDALALHTFAERGTIEGMGAPLGVGKESDVYEVASYTPFALKFHREGYTNFREVMKEREYTADREHVSWMYTARKAAEREYDALETLYPEVSVPRPVDQNRHAVVMEKLAGVELSSAALDAEQAAGVCDLVLQEVATAYEAGYVHADMSEYNVFVADDGVTVFDWPQAVPTDHANATEFLERDVENLLGYFTRKYPSAMPTVDAERIADAIVEETFEQLEGTS comes from the coding sequence ATGGTGCGCAACGTCGCAAGCGAGATGGCCGATCTCGACACGGAGGACTTCTATCTCCTCTCCGGCGTCGAGCAGGGGATGCGGTTCAGCGAGTGGGTCAACCGGAGGAAACTACCCGACTTCGCCGATCTCACGCCGGAAAATGTCGATTACCATCTCGATCGCTGTGCGGACCGGGGGTTGCTCGAACGCCGGACCATCCAGTACGAGGGCTACAAGCTCACCTTCGAGGGGTACGACGCGCTCGCGCTCCACACGTTCGCCGAGCGCGGCACCATCGAGGGAATGGGTGCACCGCTCGGCGTCGGCAAGGAAAGCGATGTCTACGAGGTCGCCTCCTACACGCCGTTCGCGCTCAAGTTCCACCGCGAAGGCTACACCAACTTCAGGGAGGTGATGAAAGAGCGCGAGTACACCGCCGACCGCGAGCACGTCTCCTGGATGTACACCGCCCGCAAAGCCGCCGAACGCGAATACGACGCGCTCGAAACGCTCTACCCCGAGGTATCGGTCCCCAGACCGGTCGATCAGAACCGCCACGCGGTCGTCATGGAGAAACTCGCCGGTGTCGAGCTCTCGTCGGCGGCACTCGACGCCGAGCAGGCGGCCGGCGTCTGTGATCTCGTGTTGCAGGAGGTCGCGACGGCCTACGAGGCGGGCTACGTCCACGCCGACATGAGCGAGTACAACGTCTTCGTCGCGGACGACGGCGTAACCGTCTTCGACTGGCCACAGGCCGTCCCGACCGATCACGCGAACGCGACCGAGTTCCTCGAACGCGACGTCGAGAACCTGCTCGGCTACTTCACGCGGAAGTATCCGAGCGCCATGCCGACGGTCGACGCCGAACGGATCGCCGACGCCATCGTCGAGGAAACGTTCGAACAGTTAGAAGGCACCTCATAA
- a CDS encoding GNAT family N-acetyltransferase — protein sequence MYVRPATRTDRTALAELHTAAVEAFGPDGYAAEQVDEWAGADERSPADYTVDAAGEHFTVAVREGAVAGFGHLVLDVEEVHAVYVHPDRARRGVGSALLAELEGYARGHGCTGLALQSSLNAVEFYERAGYERVGGGESPGGLAVVEIEKEL from the coding sequence GTGTACGTTCGCCCCGCAACCCGAACGGACCGCACCGCGCTGGCGGAGCTCCACACGGCTGCCGTCGAGGCATTCGGTCCCGACGGCTACGCTGCAGAACAGGTGGACGAGTGGGCTGGAGCCGACGAGCGCTCGCCGGCGGACTATACGGTCGACGCCGCTGGCGAGCATTTCACCGTTGCCGTCAGAGAGGGTGCGGTCGCCGGCTTCGGCCACCTCGTTCTCGATGTGGAGGAGGTTCACGCCGTCTACGTCCATCCGGACCGCGCACGCCGCGGCGTCGGAAGTGCGCTGCTCGCCGAGTTAGAGGGGTATGCCCGCGGTCACGGCTGCACCGGACTCGCCCTCCAGTCGTCGCTGAACGCCGTCGAGTTCTACGAGCGAGCAGGCTACGAGCGAGTCGGTGGGGGCGAAAGCCCGGGCGGACTGGCGGTCGTCGAGATCGAAAAAGAGCTGTAA
- a CDS encoding asparaginase, producing the protein MSIVVISTGGTIASTEAADGAAAPDLTGEELVAAIPELGSVADVRTHEFTNVPSPHLTIDRMQALSALCAEYDTDPSIDGIVVTHGTDVLEETAYFLDLTYGGETPVVLTGAMRNPSLASPDGSGNLLASVRTAASEGARDRGVLVCLDDRVHAAQDVTKTNTMALDSFRSPEFGPLATVDESRVVWHRAVADGGPVFDVSDESLTNDVHAVTVTAEMPVAQLDCARGAAGLCLATTGAGHIPPTIVPALEELRDAGVPLAATSRCPEGRLARETYGFEGSERTLQELGIYYAARNLQKTRIATVVGLAADALDELFERPER; encoded by the coding sequence ATGAGCATCGTCGTCATCTCGACCGGCGGCACGATCGCCTCGACCGAGGCAGCCGACGGCGCTGCCGCGCCCGATCTGACCGGCGAGGAGCTCGTCGCGGCGATCCCGGAGCTAGGATCGGTCGCCGACGTGCGGACCCACGAGTTCACGAACGTGCCGAGCCCGCATCTGACGATCGACCGAATGCAGGCGCTGTCGGCGCTATGTGCCGAATACGACACCGACCCGTCGATCGACGGCATCGTCGTCACGCACGGCACCGACGTTCTCGAAGAGACAGCGTACTTCCTCGATCTGACCTACGGCGGGGAGACGCCGGTCGTGCTGACGGGCGCAATGCGCAATCCATCGCTCGCGAGTCCCGACGGATCGGGGAACCTGCTGGCGAGCGTCCGCACGGCGGCGAGCGAAGGTGCACGCGATCGCGGTGTCCTGGTCTGTCTCGACGACCGCGTCCACGCCGCACAGGACGTGACGAAGACGAACACGATGGCGCTCGATAGCTTCCGCTCGCCCGAGTTCGGCCCGCTCGCGACCGTCGACGAGAGTCGCGTCGTCTGGCATCGCGCCGTCGCGGACGGTGGACCGGTGTTCGACGTTAGCGACGAATCGCTGACGAACGACGTCCACGCCGTGACCGTCACGGCGGAGATGCCCGTGGCACAGCTCGATTGCGCCAGGGGGGCCGCCGGGCTCTGTCTCGCGACGACCGGCGCGGGCCACATCCCGCCGACGATCGTCCCTGCGCTGGAGGAGCTCCGCGATGCTGGCGTCCCGCTGGCCGCCACGAGCCGCTGTCCCGAGGGGCGACTCGCGCGAGAGACCTACGGCTTCGAGGGGAGCGAGCGAACGCTCCAGGAACTCGGGATCTACTACGCGGCGCGAAACCTCCAGAAGACGCGCATCGCGACCGTCGTCGGGCTGGCCGCCGACGCGCTGGACGAGCTGTTCGAGCGACCGGAGCGGTGA
- a CDS encoding DoxX family protein, which yields MSTATDDDPNGHKRPLRYMMGLLYIGAGILHFVAPRVYTRVVPPRFPKPVALVYLSGLAEIVLGSGVLLQRTRRRSAWGIIALLVAVFPANVQMATSDVATDAVPDRIEGIARAALWIRLPLQGVLMLWAWWYTRSTAETTE from the coding sequence GTGAGCACTGCTACCGACGACGATCCGAACGGCCACAAACGACCGCTCCGCTACATGATGGGCCTCCTCTACATCGGTGCGGGCATACTCCATTTCGTCGCACCGAGGGTCTACACGCGGGTCGTACCGCCACGATTTCCCAAACCGGTCGCGCTCGTCTACCTCTCCGGGCTCGCCGAGATCGTTCTCGGAAGCGGCGTGCTGCTGCAGCGGACGCGGCGTCGCTCCGCGTGGGGGATCATCGCGCTGTTGGTTGCGGTCTTTCCGGCGAACGTCCAGATGGCGACGAGCGACGTGGCGACCGATGCGGTGCCCGACCGGATCGAGGGGATCGCGCGGGCGGCACTATGGATTCGACTCCCGCTCCAAGGGGTCCTGATGCTCTGGGCGTGGTGGTATACGCGTTCGACCGCTGAAACGACCGAGTGA
- a CDS encoding non-canonical purine NTP pyrophosphatase → MLQYVTTNEGKVREARDYMACEQFDFDYTEIQSDELGAIAAHGAREAYREADAPILVDDAGLFVDALGGFPGPYSSYVEDTLGIERVQRLVADEENRRAAFRCVLAYCDGKEFAASPDPVDRDDRALAAAGDGNDESDSGLPVKLFSGTVRGRIVPPRSEGGFGYDPIFEHEGSTMAEMAVDEKNAISHRGRALAKFGEWYHERRAARTE, encoded by the coding sequence ATGCTCCAATACGTGACGACCAACGAGGGAAAGGTCCGCGAGGCTCGCGACTACATGGCCTGCGAGCAGTTCGACTTCGACTACACCGAGATCCAGAGCGACGAGCTCGGCGCGATCGCGGCCCACGGCGCGCGCGAGGCCTATCGCGAGGCTGACGCACCGATCCTCGTTGACGACGCCGGGCTGTTCGTCGATGCACTGGGTGGCTTTCCCGGCCCCTACTCCTCGTACGTCGAGGATACCCTCGGCATCGAACGCGTCCAGCGACTCGTCGCCGACGAGGAAAACCGACGGGCGGCCTTCCGCTGTGTGCTCGCCTACTGCGACGGCAAGGAGTTCGCGGCGAGCCCCGACCCGGTCGATCGAGACGACCGCGCGCTCGCTGCTGCGGGTGATGGGAACGACGAAAGCGACTCCGGACTGCCCGTGAAGCTCTTTTCGGGCACCGTTCGCGGGCGGATCGTCCCGCCGCGCAGCGAGGGCGGGTTCGGCTACGATCCGATCTTCGAGCACGAGGGATCGACGATGGCCGAGATGGCCGTCGATGAGAAGAACGCCATTTCCCATCGCGGGCGCGCGCTGGCGAAATTCGGCGAGTGGTATCACGAGCGACGGGCGGCACGAACGGAGTGA
- a CDS encoding PIN domain-containing protein, translated as MNERVLMDTNALMMPVECDVRVFEELDRLLTTPEPLVPRAVLDELDALSGNHGEEAVAASVGHDLSERCRPIEHEATEADDACVELAGERCELVCTNDRPLRERVLERGVPVIGLRGRNTLAITEP; from the coding sequence ATGAACGAGAGGGTGCTCATGGACACGAACGCGCTGATGATGCCCGTCGAATGCGACGTCCGCGTCTTCGAGGAACTCGATCGGCTGCTCACCACGCCCGAACCGCTCGTGCCGCGAGCAGTGCTCGACGAACTCGACGCGCTTTCGGGGAACCACGGCGAGGAGGCCGTCGCGGCAAGCGTCGGACACGACCTGAGCGAGCGCTGTCGACCGATCGAACACGAGGCGACCGAGGCCGACGACGCCTGCGTCGAACTCGCCGGCGAGCGCTGCGAACTGGTCTGTACGAACGACCGCCCGCTGCGCGAGCGCGTTCTCGAACGGGGTGTGCCGGTCATCGGACTGCGCGGACGAAACACGCTAGCGATCACGGAGCCATAA
- a CDS encoding translation initiation factor IF-2 subunit gamma: MTRNHQQPEVNIGLVGHVDHGKTTLVQALSGSWTDQHSEEMKRGISIRLGYADATFRECPGMDAPERYTVDEECPDGSESEPLRTVSFVDAPGHETLMATMLSGASIMDGAVLVVSATETVPQAQTQEHLMALDSIGIDNIVIAQNKVDLVDNDRARTNYEEIQEFVSGTVAEDAPVVPVSAGQEVNLDLLIQAIEEEIPTPERDPDAAARLHVARSFDINRPGTRADELLGGVLGGSLVAGELTADEEIELRPGREVEHGGQTEWQPITTDVRSLQAGDESAESVTPGGLLGVGTGLDPSLTKGDGLAGQIAGPPGSLPPTREAFTMEVSLLDRIVASSDDGESTDVEPVSTGEPLMLTVGTATTVGSVTSARDDECEVALKRPVCAAAGANIAINRRVGARWRLIGVGTLTE; encoded by the coding sequence ATGACACGGAACCACCAACAACCGGAGGTGAACATCGGGCTGGTCGGCCACGTCGACCACGGGAAGACGACGCTCGTGCAGGCGTTGAGCGGCTCGTGGACCGACCAGCACTCCGAGGAGATGAAGCGCGGCATCTCCATCCGGCTCGGCTACGCCGACGCCACATTTAGAGAGTGTCCCGGGATGGACGCACCCGAACGATACACTGTCGACGAGGAGTGTCCGGACGGCAGCGAGAGCGAGCCCCTCAGAACTGTGTCGTTCGTCGACGCACCGGGCCACGAGACGCTGATGGCGACGATGCTCTCGGGCGCGTCGATCATGGACGGCGCGGTGCTCGTCGTGAGTGCGACCGAAACCGTGCCACAGGCCCAGACCCAGGAACATCTGATGGCGCTCGATAGCATCGGCATCGACAACATCGTCATCGCCCAGAACAAGGTCGATCTCGTCGACAACGATCGCGCGCGCACGAACTACGAAGAGATCCAGGAGTTCGTCTCGGGAACGGTTGCCGAAGACGCACCCGTCGTCCCCGTGAGCGCCGGCCAGGAGGTCAACCTCGACCTGCTGATCCAGGCGATCGAAGAGGAGATCCCGACGCCCGAGCGCGATCCGGACGCCGCCGCACGGCTGCACGTCGCCCGGAGTTTCGACATCAATCGTCCGGGAACGCGCGCCGACGAGCTGCTCGGCGGCGTGCTCGGCGGCAGTCTCGTCGCCGGCGAACTCACCGCCGACGAGGAGATCGAGCTCCGCCCGGGTCGCGAGGTCGAACACGGTGGCCAGACGGAGTGGCAGCCGATCACGACCGACGTGCGCTCGCTGCAGGCCGGCGACGAGTCCGCCGAGAGCGTGACACCAGGCGGCTTGCTCGGCGTCGGCACCGGGCTCGATCCGAGTCTGACGAAGGGTGACGGGCTCGCCGGGCAGATCGCAGGCCCGCCGGGCTCGCTCCCGCCGACGCGCGAGGCGTTCACGATGGAGGTCTCGTTGCTCGATCGGATCGTCGCCAGCAGCGACGACGGGGAGAGCACGGACGTCGAACCCGTCTCGACCGGCGAGCCGCTGATGCTGACCGTGGGGACCGCCACGACGGTCGGCTCGGTCACGAGCGCGCGCGACGACGAGTGTGAGGTCGCGCTCAAGCGGCCGGTGTGTGCGGCCGCCGGCGCGAACATCGCCATCAACCGCCGGGTCGGAGCGCGCTGGCGACTCATCGGCGTCGGCACGCTGACCGAATGA